ACGGCCTTCTGTATCTGTAATAGTACCGGTTGTAGTACCTTTTACAGTAACATTAGCTCCAATTAAAGGAATGCCGTTATGATCGGTAACCCTGCCGGATACTTTTTTTTTGTGTTTGCGGCAAAGCTGGAACTTGTACTTTTTCTTTCTTCGCTTTTGTTACAGTCACTTGCCGGTCTATAATTTCATACGAAAGCCCGGTTTCTGTACATATCTTATCCAGTATTTTATCCAAGGTTTCCGCTTCTACCCGGATATCGATCTTCCGCTCCATTTCCGGGCGGATCTCATCGGAAAAGAAAAAAACATATTCGCTTTTCATTTCTATATTCCGAAAGACTTCTCCTATCTTTTTTGCTTTTATATGTAAGGTAAGCAACGTTTCTTGGGAATACGTAGAAGAAAAAGCGGGTACGATTCCCAATACGAATAAAAGAATTGTTATTTTCATAATTTTCAAGGTATAACCATGATTATTGTACCATAATCTTTTCTGACAATGATTTTTTTCCATATTTTTGTAGAGATTTTAATAGTTTACGAGTTAGATTGTTACTTTTGAAATCTTACTTATGCCGGATAATATAGCCAGTATTATCCGGCACTTTCATTTATTAGTTTATACATTACAAAACATGTTTCATAGGCAATTCATTTAAAAGTTAGTTGATATTGTTTTTACTAAAAGTTATTTCGTTTCCATTCTTTTGATATTTTACGGGTACTGTTGTTTCTATGGCATGCAATACTTTGTTAATATCATCGAACAATACCAGTTTTCCGCTACAACTCATCAACCGGATATTTTCATCACAGGTTATTTGCAGGTCGTAATACCGGGCAAGATGGTTAATAATTTGAATTAAAGGTTGACGGGTAAATTGAAGAATACCGTCTTTCCAACTGATATACTCATATACATCCACTTTACGGGTAGTATATCCGTTTTCTTCCATACAAAGCATTTCATCGGGATGCAACCTGACCGGGTTACCAGCTTGGGAAGAAACTTCTACGCTACCTTTTACCAATACAACGGAATGAGTTGCTTCTTCCTTATAAGCAGAAATATTGAATCGAGTACCTAACACCTGTACTTTAAAATAAGAAGTATTTACAATAAAGGGTTGGTTTTCATTTTTGGCTACCTCGATATAGATCTCTCCGTCCACGTAAATATGCCGGGTGTTTTCATTAAAAACAGGTGGAAATTCTACTATTGTACCGGAATTTATCCAAACTTTCGTTCCGTCTGCTAAAGTTAAGGTAGATCGTCTTCCTCGTGGAACAATCAGCTTATTCATTTCGGTTTTCTTATCCTCCGTTTGGGTAACCAATTGTTTTTTCTGGTCATCAATTACCACATTTCCTTCGGGTGTATATTGAATAGCCGCATTTTGCTCCAAGGTAAATGTCTTTTTATTTGCCAGAACTAATACTATATCTTTCCCAGGCGAAATGCTATCTTTTTGTATCTCTCCGGTACGTAAAGAACCTGGATGGAAAGGAACCATAAAATAAGTAACCAAGACTAACAACGCTATGCCGGCAGCTCCAGACAGAAGAGAATAGAATTGTCTTGTTTTACGTGTCTTTCTTTTCCTGATCTTTTCATTCAAATTTATCCACATCTGCTTTTTCTCTAATACTTGTAAAGAATAATCATTCATCTTCAACAAGTTGATTTTTTCAATCGCCTCTTCTATCGTTTCTTTTTTTTGGGGATATTTATCCATGAACTTTTTCCAAAAAAGAACGTCTTCTTCATTTTCCCATAACCTCCATCTCAGGAATTTTTCATCCTTCAAAAAGTCAACTGCCTCAAAATCCTGATATAATTCTTGCATATATTATTAAGTATTTATATAAGCAAGACGACAGAACTTTT
The genomic region above belongs to Parabacteroides pacaensis and contains:
- a CDS encoding STN domain-containing protein; this encodes MKITILLFVLGIVPAFSSTYSQETLLTLHIKAKKIGEVFRNIEMKSEYVFFFSDEIRPEMERKIDIRVEAETLDKILDKICTETGLSYEIIDRQVTVTKAKKEKVQVPALPQTQKKSIRQGYRS
- a CDS encoding FecR family protein yields the protein MQELYQDFEAVDFLKDEKFLRWRLWENEEDVLFWKKFMDKYPQKKETIEEAIEKINLLKMNDYSLQVLEKKQMWINLNEKIRKRKTRKTRQFYSLLSGAAGIALLVLVTYFMVPFHPGSLRTGEIQKDSISPGKDIVLVLANKKTFTLEQNAAIQYTPEGNVVIDDQKKQLVTQTEDKKTEMNKLIVPRGRRSTLTLADGTKVWINSGTIVEFPPVFNENTRHIYVDGEIYIEVAKNENQPFIVNTSYFKVQVLGTRFNISAYKEEATHSVVLVKGSVEVSSQAGNPVRLHPDEMLCMEENGYTTRKVDVYEYISWKDGILQFTRQPLIQIINHLARYYDLQITCDENIRLMSCSGKLVLFDDINKVLHAIETTVPVKYQKNGNEITFSKNNIN